AAAAGACATgtttaattgcatgcatggaaagcAAAAATGTAAAAatatgtataattgtatataaAGCACAGATTGGAAATATAAAACTATacgtgttataattatgaaatacTCAAACTGCTAAAGCTTTAGTCCAGTCCTCTTTGTTCAACCAGGCCATTTCCTTGAGCAATGGtaggtgtgtacagtgtagtaGTGAGCTGAGTGCCACACCCCCTTCCTGTGATACCCCAGCAGTGccacacaccaccagtagacCGTGCTCTAGCTCATTGATgagggggagagaggagaTCGTGTGAGAGGCCTCTTTGGACAGTGACTGAGAGTTGGATGTGAGCCAAACGATGAGGTGGCGGTAATCTGTGAGCAGCTGTCTCCCTGCCGACggtctgtggtgtgtgtacattgggGGGACCATAAGTgcctgtatatacacatacatgcacgtcTGATGCAGgaatgtgtgtgagggggacaCCGTACAGCTAGGTAATAATCCATTAAGTATTTGGAATAAGAACGAGTCATCATGTACAAATAAATTACCTATAATGTTATTTTTCGCTgtatacacatacattatCATAACACATATTAAATTTTATGTAAGACACGATTGCAAACCTTAATTGTACCGTCAGAGATAACACCAGTTACACCATGCACTACTACTCTGTACACTTATTCAACACAATTAGAGTAGCATTTTTGCTTATATTTACGAAAGGATTGTAAACCTCTTTCACTGCTGAAACACACTATTATCTCACCTGTATACCCTCTCAGTGTCCAGAATGACCTTCCTCAGTTCCAGGAGGACCACACTCAGACACAGTGCAGCGAGACCACTCTGTGCTCTAGGGGGCAGGGACAGACACGCCTCCAGCACAGGGGAGAGGAGCTGCTCAATGATCACCTCAGTGTAGCTGCTAGCATTGGCTGGTTGCTGTACTCCACCTACAGTGTATGAGAGTAAAGTGGTAAATTTGATTCTGATACATGTAACAGCACATTGAAGtgctacactgtatattgATGCATAATTTTGTTCTACACCCTAACGTAGAAGCTGTTATTTGTAGTGCcaagagtacatgtatataatagagagaatgtaggcatactgtgtaccagatgtatgcggagagtaacgtgacttcctgtatttGTCACAAGCTTGACACAAAAAGtggattacatcacccacacttggattggtcagtgtgcaaattccaagcccatGACAGGATACAgaaagtcacgttactctccgcatacatgtacatctgatgcgtagtatgcctacgttcgatactctctctctattataattatactcttgttAGCActtactcgattataagcgtatcttgatataattattataagcgtATGCGCAACAGAAGGTTTTTGTACTCAAATTGCTTTTCCAATAACAAAAACCTTGTACAGTGCTACACTTTAACTTACTTTTCCTGGCTGTATTTCTCCACGCCTTCTGGGAGGGGAACACAGTCTGCAGTACTTGGGCACATTGCTGACCCCAGACcctggtcatgtacacacatagcTCATCACTGGATTCCTGCAATAGAGAAAACAAATTGTGTAGGTGATACTATTTCTGTGATATTCATTGAGTGACTGGAATATAATTTGAGTGTTATGCAATTAGAATATCATTATAGTGGTAGTACGTTAAAGATTCAAAGCGTTCAATAAAAGATTGCTACTTTATTGGAACACATTCAAAGTAAGACCACAATGAACATACCATTACACAAACGTTTATATAATGAATTACCTGCAGTGTCTTGAAGCTGCTATAGAGTAGGGAGTATCTCTGTCTGCTGGTACTCTCAATGAGGTGTGGTCCCATAGCCGGGGGAAACACAAACAAAGGAGCAGCCACTCTCAACTGATACTCCCCTAAAGCAGCTACCTTTCTTACGGCTGGGGAATCTACAAACAAACCCTGTCCCAGTCCGCGCAGATTCCAATTAACCAAACAACTTTTCATCCCTTGAGAGAGAAACGTCGAAAACTTCCGTAGGGTCACTTCCATTGCCGCGACTATGGGTTGTGATAATCGAACGTTGTCCAGATGCTGAGCTACAGAGCCGGGGGTATTAGAGGCTTCAATTCGAGGAAAGGTGTCAGGGGATTGCATAAAGTCGGTGAGAGGGATAAACACAGAGTGGGTGACTAGAGATGTGGATTTTGTTGTTTTCTGCTCGTTTGTATGAGACTTGAATCCTCTTCTCAGATCCACAGGCATTGCCACAAGTAGAGACTGGAAACCTACAAACAAGCGGATTATCATTTTTTGTCATCGACATTGCATACTGTGTACTTATGAGTATATGCAACCAACCATACATAGTACAGAAATTTACCTGAGTCCCACTGCAAGAGGCAGACTTGCTGTCGTAGTGAAGCGGTTACATACCAAAGACACTTTACCACAGGGGAGTATGGTTGCAGGTCTAACAAAGAAAAAACACAGTGTGTCTTCAGAAATCCttctaatacatgtataaggtacatcactgtacattgtacagtcaTTAATGCACAACTCGGAgtatacaacacatgcacacccttGTGAAGAGTAACACTTcaactactacatgtatgcaataaTTACGTATACCTGCAAGGCCAAAACAGTAAGATGCAAATAGTACATTATAATACACACTCTGAGTAGAGTTGAAAAATCTTCTCACCTTCCTCTTTCTGTAGTCCCTCCAAAAGCGGTACCAACTCAGTCATGGCCCAATCATCAGGCA
This region of Halichondria panicea chromosome 12, odHalPani1.1, whole genome shotgun sequence genomic DNA includes:
- the LOC135345017 gene encoding uncharacterized protein LOC135345017 codes for the protein MSSKPLLSFLNTGLTQQLRHLQACCDEGLPLSYDDCIKDVNIADRLLALQQFGAEGEPKEFLKDGERIYCLEIVKNVLLTQFELLCISNELENNVENSFSECKKICQLMEHCTSLLCSHCDQHNSKSSRRPTFKPDFCDFAKRIIQSRCKLISQAILHHPSKSTLLHLAKFESVLIRALLGIFATYTSLLHSPNTKHTPKMMYVSEEMFALAHGQEKLTWMDCLIPGAQSEGLRLAGLELTGRVWGEVARRMVEALQPVLPDDWAMTELVPLLEGLQKEEDLQPYSPVVKCLWYVTASLRQQVCLLQWDSGFQSLLVAMPVDLRRGFKSHTNEQKTTKSTSLVTHSVFIPLTDFMQSPDTFPRIEASNTPGSVAQHLDNVRLSQPIVAAMEVTLRKFSTFLSQGMKSCLVNWNLRGLGQGLFVDSPAVRKVAALGEYQLRVAAPLFVFPPAMGPHLIESTSRQRYSLLYSSFKTLQESSDELCVYMTRVWGQQCAQVLQTVFPSQKAWRNTARKSGVQQPANASSYTEVIIEQLLSPVLEACLSLPPRAQSGLAALCLSVVLLELRKVILDTERVYRPSAGRQLLTDYRHLIVWLTSNSQSLSKEASHTISSLPLINELEHGLLVVCGTAGVSQEGGVALSSLLHCTHLPLLKEMAWLNKEDWTKALAV